In Sporosarcina psychrophila, a genomic segment contains:
- a CDS encoding YjjG family noncanonical pyrimidine nucleotidase — protein MIYDVFLFDLDDTLFDFGETEKRAFTHSFESNGFPNGLKDYRDSYNAISKLLWDDLEQAHITLMELKTERFKRLFMQHGLDMNAEVFGQTYLDNLGKEVHLIDGVTEMLSSLKGSRLAILTNGFKDVQLARIGGSVLKNSFEAIITSEEAGYQKPQSKIFEYTFNKLQLTDKSRVLMIGDSLSSDIQGGNNFGIDTCWFNPQQKKNSTTAKPTYEIQNWNEFNFGFRNIY, from the coding sequence ATGATATATGATGTATTTTTATTTGATTTAGACGATACATTGTTTGATTTTGGCGAAACAGAAAAACGTGCGTTCACTCACTCTTTCGAATCAAACGGCTTTCCGAATGGGTTGAAGGACTATAGGGATAGTTACAACGCAATCAGCAAGTTGCTATGGGATGATTTGGAACAAGCGCATATCACACTGATGGAGTTAAAAACAGAAAGGTTTAAGCGATTGTTCATGCAACACGGCCTCGATATGAATGCGGAAGTTTTTGGGCAAACTTATCTTGATAACTTGGGTAAAGAAGTTCATCTTATAGACGGTGTGACAGAAATGCTGAGTAGCCTTAAAGGTTCCAGATTGGCGATATTGACGAACGGATTTAAAGATGTTCAGTTAGCTCGAATCGGTGGATCAGTCTTAAAAAACTCTTTCGAAGCTATTATTACATCTGAAGAGGCAGGTTACCAAAAACCACAGTCAAAGATATTCGAGTATACATTCAATAAATTGCAACTAACAGACAAGTCCCGTGTCTTAATGATTGGGGATTCACTTTCATCTGATATTCAAGGCGGTAATAACTTTGGTATCGATACTTGTTGGTTCAATCCGCAACAAAAGAAAAACTCAACTACCGCTAAACCTACATATGAAATTCAGAACTGGAACGAATTCAATTTCGGTTTCCGGAACATTTATTGA
- a CDS encoding DUF378 domain-containing protein codes for MRAIQRIALALVIIGAINWGLIGIFKFDLVASIFGGQEAFLSRVIYVLVGLSGLVCLGILFKPMEEVVEDTNHRNFNNLNYDTEFGEETDFSKEQVSVEKKSVENNIKGKSKGSSKKKK; via the coding sequence ATGAGAGCGATACAACGGATTGCTTTGGCATTAGTAATTATTGGTGCTATTAACTGGGGTTTAATTGGGATTTTTAAATTTGATTTAGTAGCATCAATATTTGGTGGGCAAGAGGCATTTTTGTCAAGGGTGATTTATGTTCTTGTTGGTCTAAGTGGACTGGTTTGCTTAGGGATTTTGTTTAAACCAATGGAAGAAGTAGTTGAGGATACAAATCATCGCAACTTTAACAATCTCAACTACGACACAGAATTCGGGGAGGAGACAGACTTTTCAAAAGAACAGGTATCAGTCGAAAAGAAATCTGTTGAAAATAATATTAAGGGTAAGAGTAAAGGTTCTTCAAAAAAGAAGAAATAA
- a CDS encoding pseudouridine synthase has product MRLNQFISSSGLCSRRKVDVLIKEGKVTVNGNQISLGHVICEGDRVEVDGQLIKAKENDIYLMLNKPPGVTCTSASRIEGNIIDFVNYPERIFPVGRLDKQSEGLILLTNDGSIVNELLLEENNNEKDYMVTVDKKITAAFIDEMAKGVEIYNPRKKGNVLTKPCKVIQIDDNCFRITLSQGLNRQIRRMCRRFQINVTRLQRVRIKKLPLGTLALGEWRQLSKEEVAGLK; this is encoded by the coding sequence ATGAGGCTGAATCAATTTATTAGTTCATCGGGGCTTTGTTCCAGGCGAAAGGTCGATGTGTTGATAAAAGAGGGGAAAGTGACTGTGAATGGGAATCAGATTTCACTAGGACATGTGATTTGTGAAGGGGACCGGGTAGAAGTGGATGGGCAACTTATCAAAGCGAAAGAAAATGATATTTATCTTATGCTCAATAAACCACCGGGTGTGACGTGCACCTCGGCGAGCCGAATTGAAGGGAATATTATCGATTTCGTCAATTACCCGGAAAGGATTTTTCCTGTTGGACGTCTAGATAAGCAGTCTGAAGGGTTAATTCTTCTGACGAATGATGGCAGCATTGTAAACGAGCTTTTACTGGAAGAAAATAATAATGAAAAAGACTATATGGTCACAGTTGATAAAAAAATAACCGCGGCGTTTATAGATGAAATGGCTAAAGGCGTGGAAATTTATAACCCTAGAAAAAAGGGGAATGTACTAACAAAGCCGTGTAAAGTCATTCAAATAGATGATAATTGCTTTAGAATCACCTTGTCACAAGGATTGAACCGACAAATTAGAAGAATGTGTAGACGGTTTCAAATTAATGTCACTCGTTTACAACGTGTGAGGATTAAAAAACTCCCCCTTGGTACGTTAGCTCTTGGTGAATGGCGTCAATTATCGAAAGAAGAAGTAGCTGGGTTAAAATGA
- a CDS encoding CBO0543 family protein: protein MASLLGTYLDLYFVGKQLYEFPVRPFPDVFSINIVFTLIILPMLIGLYLYLVDKMSKWSRLIFTFFLSALVPLIEKKSMQLGFFYHENQWNHIYSFIGYFLFLLLIWKIFEWVKSEVRLYMLT from the coding sequence GTGGCTTCTTTACTGGGTACCTATTTAGATTTGTATTTTGTTGGAAAACAATTATATGAGTTCCCGGTTCGCCCTTTCCCAGATGTATTTTCGATTAATATTGTATTTACATTAATCATCCTACCTATGTTAATAGGGCTATATCTTTATTTGGTAGATAAAATGTCAAAATGGAGTAGGCTGATTTTTACTTTTTTTCTTAGCGCACTCGTGCCATTGATTGAGAAAAAGTCAATGCAATTAGGTTTTTTTTATCATGAGAATCAATGGAACCATATCTATTCGTTCATAGGTTATTTCCTATTTCTGTTGCTGATTTGGAAGATTTTTGAATGGGTGAAATCAGAAGTTAGACTATATATGTTGACATAA
- a CDS encoding amino acid permease, whose protein sequence is MQEQQLARGLKNRHVQLIAIGGAIGTGLFLGAGKSIHLAGPSILFAYLITGIVCFLIMRALGELLLTNLEYNSFVDFVQDYMGNMAAFVTGWTYWFCWISIAMADLTAVGLYTQFWFPTVPQWMPGLIALVILLFMNLATVKLFGEMEFWFALIKIIAILGLIVIGIFMIIKGFSTDSGPSSFSNLWSHGGMFPNGIHGFILSFQMVVFAFVGIELVGLTAGETEDPEKVIPKAINNIPIRILIFYIGALIVIMSIYPWNAINPLESPFVQVFVAVGIAAAAGIVNFVVLTSAASACNSAVFSTSRMIYSLAKDNNAPVPFTKLTTNKVPSNALFFSTVIILIAVVLNYVMPEGVFTLITSISTVCFIFIWGITVICHLKYRKTRPDLAKVNKFKMPLHPFSNYLILIFLAFVLVVLALAEDTRVALFITPVWFILLIAIYQIRKNKNQRNKIQVL, encoded by the coding sequence ATGCAGGAACAACAATTGGCAAGAGGCCTAAAAAACAGGCACGTACAACTAATTGCCATTGGGGGAGCAATCGGAACAGGATTATTCCTTGGTGCCGGAAAGTCGATTCATTTAGCAGGACCCTCCATTTTATTTGCTTATTTGATTACAGGCATAGTTTGCTTTTTAATCATGCGCGCACTTGGAGAACTGCTCTTAACCAATTTGGAATATAACTCTTTTGTTGACTTTGTACAAGACTATATGGGGAATATGGCTGCGTTCGTTACAGGCTGGACTTATTGGTTCTGCTGGATTTCAATCGCAATGGCTGACTTAACTGCCGTTGGTCTGTATACCCAGTTTTGGTTCCCTACAGTGCCACAGTGGATGCCAGGATTAATTGCACTTGTCATTTTGCTATTTATGAATCTTGCAACTGTTAAACTTTTTGGCGAAATGGAATTTTGGTTTGCATTAATTAAAATCATCGCGATTCTTGGACTCATTGTTATCGGAATCTTCATGATTATAAAAGGTTTTTCTACCGATTCAGGTCCTTCCAGCTTCTCTAATCTATGGAGCCACGGTGGTATGTTCCCTAATGGCATTCATGGCTTTATCCTATCATTCCAGATGGTTGTATTTGCATTTGTAGGCATTGAACTTGTAGGACTGACAGCAGGGGAAACCGAAGACCCGGAAAAAGTTATCCCGAAAGCAATCAATAATATTCCTATTAGGATTTTAATATTCTATATCGGTGCTCTGATTGTTATTATGAGTATTTATCCGTGGAATGCTATCAATCCACTGGAAAGCCCGTTTGTCCAAGTCTTCGTTGCAGTCGGTATCGCTGCAGCTGCTGGTATCGTTAATTTCGTCGTCCTAACATCTGCAGCTTCGGCATGTAACAGCGCCGTCTTCAGCACAAGCCGTATGATATACTCGCTAGCTAAAGATAATAATGCACCTGTACCATTTACAAAACTGACTACCAACAAAGTCCCTTCCAATGCACTGTTCTTTTCAACCGTTATTATTCTGATCGCTGTTGTTTTGAACTATGTGATGCCGGAAGGCGTATTTACACTGATTACAAGTATTTCTACAGTGTGTTTCATCTTTATTTGGGGAATAACTGTCATCTGTCATTTGAAATACCGTAAAACTAGACCAGACCTTGCGAAAGTGAACAAGTTTAAAATGCCACTTCATCCATTTTCCAATTACTTAATCCTTATTTTCCTTGCATTCGTTCTTGTCGTACTAGCACTTGCAGAAGATACACGTGTTGCTTTGTTCATTACTCCTGTTTGGTTCATTTTGCTGATTGCTATTTATCAAATACGAAAAAATAAGAACCAACGGAACAAAATACAAGTCCTGTGA
- a CDS encoding alpha/beta hydrolase family protein → MINFPKPTVEQFFRTYTITNFAVSSDEKRLVFNANLNGKMNLWAMDLPDTYPYLFAHRDESCNFIKFDPENRYVLAGFDKDGDENYQIYAIPNEGGLPHPLITGDASEKYYFSHLSADGKCVYYETSKENPSFLNTRIRNLETGEDRLLNVGEVSTTELAAVSENEESFVYLRAFANTYIVGFVKMGEETFNITPDPEKVHVAMEPVFTDNETIYFATDYDSDEMYLAKFDLTSKEFSKVLAFDGESIQSVKWDKDNKAFYLITVKGVTDILYRYDVATDKVEECSLPVDIIEQIQVAKSGNLYILGRSATVPHNVYQSSNGVEWKQLTNNRVLGLSPEDMVEPDIVSYTSFDGMEIEALLFKAKPENDNGYTIFWPHGGPQSAERKMFRSMFQCFINRGYTIFAPNFRGSTGYGSAFTKLVELDWGEGPRLDCIAGIEWLFESGFTDRNKLFLVGGSYGGYMALLLHGRHSDYFRAVVDIFGPSDLFTFINSVPPHWKPIMERWLGDPERDKERFIKDSPVTYLDGMVKPMLVIQGAKDPRVVKEESDQIVAKLKEKGRDVEYLVLEDEGHGFSKKENEIKVYSLMLAFLEKHQA, encoded by the coding sequence ATGATTAATTTTCCGAAACCAACAGTCGAGCAATTTTTCCGTACGTATACGATTACAAACTTTGCAGTAAGTAGCGATGAAAAGCGATTAGTGTTTAACGCTAATTTAAATGGCAAAATGAATTTGTGGGCGATGGATTTGCCGGACACTTATCCATATCTGTTTGCTCATAGGGATGAATCATGTAATTTTATAAAATTCGATCCAGAGAACCGGTATGTGTTAGCGGGATTTGATAAGGATGGAGATGAGAATTATCAAATTTATGCGATACCGAACGAAGGTGGATTGCCGCATCCACTTATTACAGGAGATGCATCTGAAAAGTATTATTTTAGCCATCTGAGTGCAGACGGAAAGTGCGTGTACTATGAGACATCAAAAGAGAATCCATCTTTTTTGAACACGCGGATTCGTAATTTGGAAACAGGAGAGGATAGACTGCTGAATGTCGGAGAAGTATCAACTACCGAACTAGCTGCAGTATCCGAGAATGAAGAATCATTTGTTTATTTACGAGCATTTGCCAATACATATATCGTTGGCTTTGTAAAGATGGGGGAAGAGACCTTCAACATTACACCGGACCCAGAGAAGGTCCATGTTGCCATGGAACCAGTTTTCACAGATAATGAAACAATTTACTTTGCAACGGATTACGACAGCGACGAAATGTATTTGGCTAAGTTCGATTTGACATCCAAAGAGTTTTCCAAAGTCCTAGCCTTTGATGGGGAAAGTATTCAATCGGTTAAATGGGATAAGGACAACAAAGCGTTCTATCTTATCACTGTCAAAGGTGTTACAGATATTTTATATCGGTATGACGTTGCCACCGACAAAGTTGAAGAATGCTCGTTGCCTGTTGATATCATAGAACAAATACAAGTGGCGAAATCGGGAAATCTTTATATATTAGGACGCAGTGCAACCGTACCACATAATGTCTATCAATCGTCTAACGGTGTAGAGTGGAAGCAATTGACGAACAATCGTGTCTTGGGATTAAGTCCAGAGGATATGGTGGAGCCAGACATTGTTTCCTATACAAGCTTTGATGGAATGGAAATCGAGGCTTTATTGTTCAAAGCGAAGCCCGAAAATGATAACGGTTATACGATTTTCTGGCCACATGGTGGACCGCAATCAGCTGAGCGGAAAATGTTCCGTTCGATGTTCCAATGCTTCATTAATAGAGGCTATACAATTTTTGCGCCGAACTTCCGTGGAAGTACAGGATATGGATCGGCATTCACAAAGCTAGTTGAGCTGGATTGGGGCGAGGGACCAAGACTTGACTGTATCGCTGGAATCGAGTGGTTGTTTGAAAGTGGGTTTACAGACCGAAATAAGCTGTTCCTTGTCGGCGGTAGCTATGGCGGATACATGGCACTATTATTGCATGGGCGACATTCAGACTATTTCAGAGCAGTTGTTGATATTTTCGGGCCGTCTGATTTATTTACCTTCATCAACTCTGTTCCACCACACTGGAAGCCGATAATGGAACGATGGCTTGGGGATCCCGAGCGCGATAAAGAACGTTTCATCAAAGACTCACCTGTTACTTACTTAGACGGCATGGTAAAGCCTATGCTTGTCATTCAAGGAGCAAAAGATCCACGAGTCGTCAAAGAAGAGTCTGACCAAATCGTTGCAAAATTAAAAGAAAAGGGCCGTGATGTCGAGTATCTCGTTTTGGAAGATGAAGGACATGGGTTCTCGAAAAAAGAGAATGAAATTAAAGTATATAGTTTGATGCTGGCATTTTTGGAAAAGCATCAGGCGTAG
- a CDS encoding DUF2515 family protein has product MFNLLRKIGGKQQLPESLLLIKADLKKYNSVPILEEQHLSWGDQQLLQLIRLKTKQLNLNNVTRTKAYLDFYIFRPEIHWAFLGHMVSRNGGWNMTDLKGEFLSRLMNEKTKQDFYSFLERGNWLIFQDVYPQFLLYEESLFQSRNLFYLLPYLNVSAFMEVIWNRFWEESDSYTLAIALIINEQNYLENRIVRNSFYQRKVFQTFEFVLQDLLSFNQILFPFTDSGKSTEKAPLTGLTLHQFGSLHERIMLGKDLYRLLFHEADLLEKVYRWATTHPHTGSRKDYWPDVFNDVFEGVPGLAITRRLKSCALRKGALRLYSPRLEYVWENIPHHEAETGDWFEHWRVVDYLVEVKEPVNGKVMGEYCETLERLELAAIAKTAIFT; this is encoded by the coding sequence GTGTTTAATTTATTAAGAAAAATAGGGGGAAAACAACAACTTCCGGAAAGTTTACTATTAATTAAAGCTGATTTGAAGAAGTATAACTCTGTTCCTATTCTGGAGGAACAGCACTTATCTTGGGGGGATCAGCAACTTCTTCAACTGATTCGTTTAAAAACGAAACAGTTGAACCTGAATAATGTGACGAGAACAAAAGCTTACCTCGATTTCTATATTTTTCGGCCAGAAATTCACTGGGCATTCCTAGGACATATGGTTTCGAGAAATGGCGGATGGAATATGACGGATTTAAAAGGAGAGTTCCTTTCTAGACTTATGAATGAAAAAACAAAACAAGATTTCTATTCATTCTTGGAACGTGGGAACTGGCTTATATTCCAAGATGTATATCCGCAGTTCTTATTATATGAAGAAAGTCTATTTCAAAGTCGAAATTTGTTTTATTTGTTGCCTTACTTAAATGTTTCTGCTTTTATGGAAGTGATTTGGAATCGTTTCTGGGAGGAAAGTGATTCCTATACGCTTGCGATTGCACTCATAATTAATGAACAAAATTATTTGGAGAACAGAATCGTGCGAAATTCCTTCTATCAAAGAAAGGTTTTTCAGACGTTCGAATTCGTACTCCAGGATCTGCTTTCATTCAATCAAATTTTGTTTCCCTTTACTGACAGTGGAAAGTCAACTGAAAAGGCACCTCTTACGGGATTAACGCTTCATCAATTTGGATCGCTACATGAACGTATTATGCTCGGAAAGGATTTGTATCGATTACTATTTCATGAGGCAGACCTATTAGAAAAAGTTTATCGCTGGGCAACTACCCACCCACATACTGGTTCGCGTAAGGACTATTGGCCGGATGTTTTTAATGATGTGTTCGAAGGGGTGCCAGGATTGGCTATTACGAGGAGGTTAAAGTCTTGTGCGCTAAGAAAAGGAGCGCTTAGGTTGTATAGCCCGCGACTTGAGTATGTGTGGGAAAACATCCCTCATCACGAAGCGGAAACTGGAGATTGGTTCGAGCATTGGCGTGTTGTTGATTACTTAGTAGAAGTAAAAGAACCGGTTAATGGAAAGGTGATGGGTGAATACTGTGAAACACTTGAAAGGCTTGAACTCGCCGCTATCGCGAAAACGGCTATCTTCACGTAA
- the shc gene encoding squalene--hopene cyclase, whose protein sequence is MTYRTEQLISQLVQQLKTDQTPDGSWDYPFETGISTDAYMIILVRTLEIDDENLVRDLAERILSKQEANGAWKLFHDEGDGNISATVEAYYSLLYSGYVSKEDYRLLAAKKFILANGGLEKSHMLTKIMLALTGQYPWPAYFPIPVEIILLPLNFPINFYDLSVYGRANLAPIMILANKKYVKTTKSSPNLSELFLPETADDFFNIQDIQELFSIIEHDLKSFLGLSQTFNSLAINQTKQYMLNHIEPDGTLYSYFSSTFLMIFSLLSLGHSNSDPIILKAVEGLKAMKCTIHGQQHIQYTTATVWNTSLISYALQKAGVPSTDSVIEKASEYLLEQQQTKYGDWAIHNPGVLPGGWGFSAVNTMNPDIDDSTASLRAISQLVQKDTRIHQAWDKGILWVMSMQNSDGGWPAFEKNVDNQLLNLLPIEGGKFLLTDPSSADLTGRTLEFLGEYTNLPKNHDLMKRGVDWLIHNQEVDGSWYGRWGICYIYGTWAAITGLIAVGVSPGSPTIQKAVNWLLSIQNHNGGWGESCKSDLASKYIPLGSSNLTQTAWALDTLIAVSEKATPEIDAGISYLLETYNKVDWTLFYPVGQGMGGGFYIHYHSYQYIFPLLTLTNYEKKFQG, encoded by the coding sequence TTGACATATCGTACCGAACAGTTGATTAGCCAATTAGTCCAACAACTAAAAACTGACCAGACACCCGATGGTTCATGGGATTACCCCTTTGAAACGGGTATTTCAACCGATGCCTATATGATTATTTTAGTAAGGACACTGGAAATAGATGATGAAAATTTAGTTCGCGATTTAGCTGAAAGAATATTGAGTAAACAAGAGGCAAATGGCGCTTGGAAACTTTTCCATGATGAAGGTGATGGGAACATATCCGCTACGGTTGAAGCCTATTACTCACTTCTTTATTCAGGCTATGTCAGCAAGGAAGACTATAGATTGCTTGCGGCAAAAAAGTTTATTTTGGCAAACGGTGGTCTTGAAAAATCACATATGTTAACAAAAATCATGCTGGCGTTAACCGGTCAATATCCATGGCCCGCATATTTCCCAATACCGGTTGAAATTATCCTCTTGCCACTCAATTTCCCCATCAATTTCTATGACCTTTCTGTGTATGGAAGAGCAAATCTTGCTCCAATTATGATTTTAGCAAATAAGAAATACGTAAAAACAACAAAAAGCAGCCCTAATCTATCTGAATTATTCCTTCCAGAGACAGCTGATGATTTTTTCAATATACAAGATATCCAAGAACTTTTTTCTATAATTGAACATGACCTTAAAAGTTTTCTGGGTTTATCTCAAACTTTCAATTCTTTAGCCATCAATCAAACAAAACAGTATATGCTCAATCACATTGAGCCAGATGGAACCCTTTACAGTTATTTTAGTTCTACGTTTCTGATGATATTTTCCCTGCTCTCTCTTGGTCACTCCAACAGCGACCCGATAATTTTAAAGGCGGTCGAAGGACTAAAAGCGATGAAATGTACGATTCATGGTCAGCAGCATATACAATATACAACTGCAACGGTGTGGAATACGTCCTTAATTAGCTACGCTCTTCAAAAAGCAGGAGTTCCTTCGACTGATTCGGTAATCGAAAAGGCAAGCGAATACTTGTTAGAGCAGCAGCAAACTAAATATGGCGATTGGGCGATTCATAATCCTGGAGTTTTACCCGGGGGCTGGGGATTCTCAGCTGTAAATACGATGAATCCTGATATAGATGACTCAACGGCTTCACTAAGGGCTATTTCACAGCTAGTTCAGAAAGACACTCGCATTCATCAAGCTTGGGACAAAGGAATTCTTTGGGTAATGTCTATGCAAAATAGTGACGGTGGATGGCCTGCATTCGAAAAAAATGTTGATAATCAATTATTGAACTTGCTTCCAATTGAAGGCGGTAAATTTTTATTGACAGATCCAAGCAGTGCCGATTTAACCGGTAGAACACTTGAATTTCTAGGTGAATATACGAACTTACCGAAAAATCATGACCTTATGAAACGCGGGGTAGATTGGCTAATTCATAATCAAGAAGTGGATGGTTCATGGTACGGGCGCTGGGGAATTTGCTATATTTACGGAACATGGGCGGCAATTACTGGTCTTATCGCGGTAGGTGTAAGCCCAGGGAGTCCAACTATTCAAAAAGCTGTAAACTGGTTACTTTCGATACAAAATCATAACGGCGGTTGGGGAGAATCTTGCAAAAGCGACCTCGCATCTAAGTACATCCCTCTTGGTTCCAGCAACCTAACTCAAACAGCATGGGCACTGGATACACTCATTGCGGTTTCAGAAAAGGCAACACCCGAAATTGATGCAGGGATTTCCTATTTGCTAGAAACCTATAATAAAGTCGATTGGACGTTATTCTATCCGGTTGGACAAGGAATGGGTGGAGGTTTTTATATCCACTATCATAGCTATCAATATATCTTTCCTTTGCTTACGCTTACCAATTACGAAAAAAAATTTCAAGGATAA
- the sspL gene encoding small, acid-soluble spore protein L: MTKNKNINSDHNNDKGKKATSVTPQGYGDTEFAEEPKSKLEERAKKKNTK; this comes from the coding sequence ATGACGAAAAACAAAAATATCAATAGTGATCACAATAACGATAAAGGGAAGAAAGCCACTAGTGTAACGCCTCAAGGTTATGGAGATACTGAATTCGCTGAAGAGCCAAAAAGCAAACTGGAAGAAAGAGCTAAAAAGAAAAATACCAAATAG
- a CDS encoding alanine/glycine:cation symporter family protein, with product MEDFVNGLNNILWSTPVIYILLGVGLLFSVLTRFLQVRHIKEMVTLMFQGKSSNAGISSFQALSIALSGRVGTGNIAGVATAIYYGGPGAVFWMWAIAFIGASSAFVESTLAQIYKVKQDGQYRGGPAYFIEKGIGWKWFGTLFAIAALIAMAVLMPGVQSNSIAVGMNNAFSIPQWGTGLVIVAILGFIILGGVKRIANVAQIIVPFMALGYMLVALVIIVMNINLLPEVFALIFKSAFAIDSAFGGIIGMAIMWGVKRGIFSNEAGQGTGAHAAAAAEVSHPVKQGLVQSFSVYIDTLFVCSATAFMILFTGMYNTQAEDGTYIVNNIPGVEQGPGYTQAAVDSALPGFGAGFVAIALFFFAFTTIMAYYYIAETNIAYLIRKKNTKMAMLILKIVILIMTFWGTIRTAELAWALGDAGLGIMVWLNVIAILLLTKPALLALKDYESQKKLGLDPVFDPKKLGIKNADFWEEDYKQDSDDRL from the coding sequence ATGGAGGATTTTGTAAATGGACTGAATAACATTTTATGGAGTACGCCAGTCATTTATATTTTACTTGGGGTCGGTTTATTATTTTCTGTATTGACGCGTTTTTTGCAGGTGAGGCACATTAAAGAGATGGTTACATTGATGTTTCAGGGGAAAAGTTCAAATGCTGGTATTTCCTCCTTCCAGGCGTTATCGATTGCACTTTCCGGGCGGGTTGGGACAGGTAATATTGCGGGTGTGGCAACGGCAATTTATTACGGAGGACCAGGAGCTGTCTTTTGGATGTGGGCAATCGCTTTCATTGGGGCCTCAAGTGCCTTTGTTGAATCCACACTAGCACAAATATACAAAGTGAAACAAGATGGACAATATCGCGGTGGTCCAGCTTATTTTATTGAGAAAGGGATAGGATGGAAGTGGTTTGGAACTCTATTTGCAATTGCTGCTCTAATTGCGATGGCAGTCCTCATGCCAGGTGTCCAATCCAATTCAATTGCCGTTGGGATGAATAATGCATTTAGTATTCCCCAATGGGGAACAGGGCTTGTAATTGTAGCTATCTTAGGTTTCATCATTTTAGGTGGAGTCAAGCGAATTGCGAACGTTGCACAGATTATCGTTCCATTCATGGCATTGGGGTATATGCTGGTTGCACTCGTAATTATTGTAATGAATATCAATCTATTACCTGAAGTCTTTGCATTGATTTTTAAAAGTGCTTTTGCCATAGATTCCGCTTTTGGCGGTATCATTGGTATGGCGATTATGTGGGGCGTGAAGAGGGGAATATTCTCAAACGAAGCAGGACAGGGAACTGGAGCTCATGCGGCCGCGGCGGCAGAAGTATCCCATCCAGTCAAACAGGGTTTGGTTCAGTCTTTTTCCGTCTACATTGACACATTGTTCGTCTGTTCAGCGACAGCATTTATGATCCTGTTTACGGGAATGTATAACACACAGGCAGAGGATGGAACATATATCGTCAATAATATCCCTGGTGTAGAACAGGGCCCAGGATATACACAGGCAGCAGTTGACAGTGCTCTTCCTGGTTTTGGAGCAGGCTTTGTAGCCATTGCGCTCTTTTTCTTCGCTTTTACAACAATCATGGCCTATTATTATATTGCAGAAACAAACATAGCTTATTTAATACGAAAAAAGAACACGAAAATGGCCATGCTCATATTGAAAATCGTCATTCTAATCATGACTTTTTGGGGAACAATCAGAACGGCAGAGTTGGCCTGGGCACTTGGAGATGCGGGTTTAGGTATTATGGTATGGCTGAATGTCATTGCGATTTTACTACTGACCAAACCAGCGCTACTTGCCTTGAAAGATTATGAAAGTCAGAAGAAATTAGGGCTTGATCCTGTTTTTGATCCCAAGAAGCTGGGCATAAAAAATGCTGATTTTTGGGAAGAGGATTATAAGCAGGATTCCGATGATCGTTTATGA
- a CDS encoding BclA C-terminal domain-containing protein has translation MYLLPTNQCLDGSSMNGANTIFTIHGTDHYHQPYQVTTTVSLLVGARLMLNGIS, from the coding sequence GTGTACCTGCTCCCCACCAACCAATGTCTAGATGGTTCTTCCATGAATGGTGCTAACACTATTTTCACCATTCATGGTACCGACCACTATCATCAGCCGTATCAAGTTACTACAACCGTCTCACTACTTGTCGGCGCTAGACTGATGCTAAATGGTATTTCCTGA